In Euphorbia lathyris chromosome 9, ddEupLath1.1, whole genome shotgun sequence, the following are encoded in one genomic region:
- the LOC136205841 gene encoding uncharacterized protein, protein MCTSKTKVTTGAGETNQAVAKINGRPVLQPTCNRVPTFERLNSLKKTTQKSSPPPPPPLPPSPPSTSPRLPAIKRGSDLNSSCEKIAVITPPKTSKKLERKKSKSFNYSDHGIFSTLSYSSSLIVESPGSFAAVRREQMAIQNAQRKMKIAHYGRSKSAKFEPNYVLPNSNYGVVDQIPIKSHHEQDKIRCSFITPNSDPIYVTYHDEEWGVPVHDDKLLFELLILSGAQVGSDWTSILKKRQDFRNAFSEFDAEIVANITEKQMVSISNEYGIEISRVRCVVDNSKRILEIKKEFGSFEKYIWGFMNNKAISTLYKFGHKIPVKTSKSETISKDMVRRGFRLVGPTMVHSFMQAAGLTNDHLITCHRHLPCALLTSHPTRNPLDSQTF, encoded by the exons atgtgcacCTCTAAGACTAAAGTGACCACCGGCGCCGGCGAAACTAATCAGGCAGTGGCCAAAATCAACGGCCGGCCGGTTCTCCAACCCACATGTAACCGTGTCCCCACTTTTGAAAGACTTAATTCCCTAAAGAAAACAACACAAAAATCTTCccctcctccacctccacctctgCCGCCATCTCCGCCGTCAACTTCCCCAAGACTTCCGGCGATAAAAAGAGGCAGTGATCTGAACTCAAGCTGTGAAAAAATCGCTGTAATTACACCTCCGAAAACCAGCAAGAAATTAGAGAGAAAGAAGTCAAAAAGCTTCAATTATTCTGATCACGGAATTTTCTCAACATTGAGCTATTCTTCTTCGTTGATCGTCGAGTCGCCGGGGAGTTTCGCGGCCGTGAGAAGAGAGCAAatggcgattcaaaatgcgcaGAGAAAGATGAAAATCGCTCATTATGGAAGATCTAAATCTGCTAAATTTGAACCCAATTATGTTCTTCCTAATTCTAATTACGGCGTTGTTGATCAAATTCCGATCAAATCTCACCATGAACAAGATAAGATCAGATGCAGTTTCATCACACCAAATTCAG ATCCCATCTATGTTACTTACCATGATGAAGAATGGGGAGTTCCTGTCCATGATGACAA GTTGTTATTTGAATTGTTGATCTTAAGCGGAGCACAAGTTGGTTCGGATTGGACTTCAATCTTAAAGAAACGTCAAGATTTCAg GAATGCATTTTCAGAATTTGATGCAGAAATAGTTGCAAACATTACTGAAAAGCAAATGGTATCAATCAGTAATGAATATGGCATTGAAATAAGCAGAGTTAGATGTGTTGTTGACAATTCTAAAAGAATTTTGGAg ATTAAGAAGGAATTTGGATCATTTGAGAAATACATTTGGGGATTTATGAACAACAAAGCAATCTCAACTCTATACAAATTTGGTCACAAAATCCCAGTTAAGACATCAAAATCTGAAACCATAAGCAAAGACATGGTTAGAAGAGGGTTCAGGCTAGTTGGTCCAACCATGGTTCACTCTTTCATGCAAGCCGCCGGGTTAACCAATGACCATTTGATCACTTGTCATAGACACCTCCCGTGTGCCCTTCTGACGTCTCATCCAACCCGAAACCCGCTTGATTCTCAAACTTTTTAA